In Palaemon carinicauda isolate YSFRI2023 chromosome 28, ASM3689809v2, whole genome shotgun sequence, a single genomic region encodes these proteins:
- the LOC137622070 gene encoding CRISP/Allergen/PR-1-like isoform X2, whose protein sequence is MSGEVKLTTAARKCEFNGQMFFSGDLVVRIDETCTSFYCEPKIKKNGKPMKKKVEIVARMDTLNTCQCDTAPRYTNDVRMLPSGMKQHHVSARNSVVKDKAIIIPRTPHKRRNSRRTRINRKALLRARKNRRKCRFNQKKYKAGQIIMSVPERCMDLACVKESKKVSVIKAMLRTACTCSEIPASVSPPDTVSPPASVSPPAGKCEDYREKYSSSHSMCQPKSTTCEIKSEGLSAAEKTKILRIHNQYRAKVANGEETRGNPGPQPSATDMREMVWRQELADVAQAWANTCPNEHDCTDCRKILGQDYYVGQNLFWSWSSNEAEEWDVALASFYDEVEYVPNTLVDNYQSIITLTPIGHYTQLVWGETNEVGCGAMIHGPCSYGLISYPVCKVYVCNYGPGGNFIGRPMYSKGATASSCPNGKSSEYEGLCK, encoded by the exons GCGAAGTGAAATTAACAACTGCTGCTAGAAAATGCGAGTTCAACGGTCAGATGTTCTTTTCAGGTGAT CTGGTAGTGAGAATAGATGAAACATGCACCAGTTTTTACTGCGAACCCAAGATCAAGAAAAACGGGAAGCCAATGAAGAAAAAGGTTGAAATCGTTGCTCGCATGGATACCCTGAATACTTGTCAATGCGACACCGCTCCTAGGTATACCAACGACGTCAGGATGCTGCCCAGTGGTATGAAGCAACATCACGTCAGTGCGAGAAATTCTGTTGTCAAGGACAAAGCCATAATCATTCCAAGAACACCTCACAAAAGGAGAAATTCTCGCAGGACCAGGATTAATAGAAAGGCTCTTCTGAGGGCCAGAAAGAATAGGAGGAAATGCAGGTTTAACCAGAAGAAGTATAAAGCAGGACAAATTATAATGAGCGTCCCAGAACGGTGCATGGACCTGGCCTGTGTTAAAGAGTCAAAGAAAGTTAGCGTCATAAAAGCAATGCTGAGGACAGCGTGCACTTGTTCAG AAATCCCAGCCTCAGTCTCACCCCCAGACACAGTCTCACCACCAGCCTCAGTCTCACCCCCAGCTGGGAAATGTGAAGattacagggaaaaatattccagcaGTCATTCCATGTGTCAGCCAAAATCAACCACATGTGAAATTAAGAGTGAAGGGTTGTCTGCTGCAGAAAAAACTAAGATTCTGAGGATCCACAATCAATACAGGGCAAAG GTCGCCAACGGAGAGGAGACCAGAGGTAACCCAGGACCACAGCCTTCAGCGACTGATATGAGAGAGATGGTCTGGAGGCAAGAACTGGCTGACGTGGCGCAG GCTTGGGCTAACACCTGTCCTAACGAGCACGATTGTACCGATTGCCGGAAAATCCTTGGGCAAGATTACTATGTGGGTCAGAATCTCTTCTGGTCCTGGAGCTCCAACGAGGCTGAG gaatgGGACGTGGCCCTCGCGTCCTTTTACGACGAGGTTGAATATGTACCAAACACTCTGGTGGATAATTATCAGTCCATCATTACTCTGACCCCGATAGGACATTATACGCAG TTGGTTTGGGGAGAGACAAACGAAGTCGGATGTGGCGCCATGATCCACGGTCCTTGCTCCTACGGGCTGATATCCTATCCGGTGTGCAAGGTATACGTCTGTAACTACGGTCCCGGCGGGAACTTCATAGGAAGGCCTATGTACTCAAAGGGTGCAACTGCCTCCTCTTGCCCCAACGGTAAATCCTCAGAGTACGAAGGGCTTTGTAAATAG
- the LOC137622070 gene encoding uncharacterized protein isoform X1: protein MMAGRRSALPVKIFLGILLALISGEVKLTTAARKCEFNGQMFFSGDLVVRIDETCTSFYCEPKIKKNGKPMKKKVEIVARMDTLNTCQCDTAPRYTNDVRMLPSGMKQHHVSARNSVVKDKAIIIPRTPHKRRNSRRTRINRKALLRARKNRRKCRFNQKKYKAGQIIMSVPERCMDLACVKESKKVSVIKAMLRTACTCSEIPASVSPPDTVSPPASVSPPAGKCEDYREKYSSSHSMCQPKSTTCEIKSEGLSAAEKTKILRIHNQYRAKVANGEETRGNPGPQPSATDMREMVWRQELADVAQAWANTCPNEHDCTDCRKILGQDYYVGQNLFWSWSSNEAEEWDVALASFYDEVEYVPNTLVDNYQSIITLTPIGHYTQLVWGETNEVGCGAMIHGPCSYGLISYPVCKVYVCNYGPGGNFIGRPMYSKGATASSCPNGKSSEYEGLCK from the exons GCGAAGTGAAATTAACAACTGCTGCTAGAAAATGCGAGTTCAACGGTCAGATGTTCTTTTCAGGTGAT CTGGTAGTGAGAATAGATGAAACATGCACCAGTTTTTACTGCGAACCCAAGATCAAGAAAAACGGGAAGCCAATGAAGAAAAAGGTTGAAATCGTTGCTCGCATGGATACCCTGAATACTTGTCAATGCGACACCGCTCCTAGGTATACCAACGACGTCAGGATGCTGCCCAGTGGTATGAAGCAACATCACGTCAGTGCGAGAAATTCTGTTGTCAAGGACAAAGCCATAATCATTCCAAGAACACCTCACAAAAGGAGAAATTCTCGCAGGACCAGGATTAATAGAAAGGCTCTTCTGAGGGCCAGAAAGAATAGGAGGAAATGCAGGTTTAACCAGAAGAAGTATAAAGCAGGACAAATTATAATGAGCGTCCCAGAACGGTGCATGGACCTGGCCTGTGTTAAAGAGTCAAAGAAAGTTAGCGTCATAAAAGCAATGCTGAGGACAGCGTGCACTTGTTCAG AAATCCCAGCCTCAGTCTCACCCCCAGACACAGTCTCACCACCAGCCTCAGTCTCACCCCCAGCTGGGAAATGTGAAGattacagggaaaaatattccagcaGTCATTCCATGTGTCAGCCAAAATCAACCACATGTGAAATTAAGAGTGAAGGGTTGTCTGCTGCAGAAAAAACTAAGATTCTGAGGATCCACAATCAATACAGGGCAAAG GTCGCCAACGGAGAGGAGACCAGAGGTAACCCAGGACCACAGCCTTCAGCGACTGATATGAGAGAGATGGTCTGGAGGCAAGAACTGGCTGACGTGGCGCAG GCTTGGGCTAACACCTGTCCTAACGAGCACGATTGTACCGATTGCCGGAAAATCCTTGGGCAAGATTACTATGTGGGTCAGAATCTCTTCTGGTCCTGGAGCTCCAACGAGGCTGAG gaatgGGACGTGGCCCTCGCGTCCTTTTACGACGAGGTTGAATATGTACCAAACACTCTGGTGGATAATTATCAGTCCATCATTACTCTGACCCCGATAGGACATTATACGCAG TTGGTTTGGGGAGAGACAAACGAAGTCGGATGTGGCGCCATGATCCACGGTCCTTGCTCCTACGGGCTGATATCCTATCCGGTGTGCAAGGTATACGTCTGTAACTACGGTCCCGGCGGGAACTTCATAGGAAGGCCTATGTACTCAAAGGGTGCAACTGCCTCCTCTTGCCCCAACGGTAAATCCTCAGAGTACGAAGGGCTTTGTAAATAG
- the LOC137622070 gene encoding CRISP/Allergen/PR-1-like isoform X3, giving the protein MFFSGDLVVRIDETCTSFYCEPKIKKNGKPMKKKVEIVARMDTLNTCQCDTAPRYTNDVRMLPSGMKQHHVSARNSVVKDKAIIIPRTPHKRRNSRRTRINRKALLRARKNRRKCRFNQKKYKAGQIIMSVPERCMDLACVKESKKVSVIKAMLRTACTCSEIPASVSPPDTVSPPASVSPPAGKCEDYREKYSSSHSMCQPKSTTCEIKSEGLSAAEKTKILRIHNQYRAKVANGEETRGNPGPQPSATDMREMVWRQELADVAQAWANTCPNEHDCTDCRKILGQDYYVGQNLFWSWSSNEAEEWDVALASFYDEVEYVPNTLVDNYQSIITLTPIGHYTQLVWGETNEVGCGAMIHGPCSYGLISYPVCKVYVCNYGPGGNFIGRPMYSKGATASSCPNGKSSEYEGLCK; this is encoded by the exons ATGTTCTTTTCAGGTGAT CTGGTAGTGAGAATAGATGAAACATGCACCAGTTTTTACTGCGAACCCAAGATCAAGAAAAACGGGAAGCCAATGAAGAAAAAGGTTGAAATCGTTGCTCGCATGGATACCCTGAATACTTGTCAATGCGACACCGCTCCTAGGTATACCAACGACGTCAGGATGCTGCCCAGTGGTATGAAGCAACATCACGTCAGTGCGAGAAATTCTGTTGTCAAGGACAAAGCCATAATCATTCCAAGAACACCTCACAAAAGGAGAAATTCTCGCAGGACCAGGATTAATAGAAAGGCTCTTCTGAGGGCCAGAAAGAATAGGAGGAAATGCAGGTTTAACCAGAAGAAGTATAAAGCAGGACAAATTATAATGAGCGTCCCAGAACGGTGCATGGACCTGGCCTGTGTTAAAGAGTCAAAGAAAGTTAGCGTCATAAAAGCAATGCTGAGGACAGCGTGCACTTGTTCAG AAATCCCAGCCTCAGTCTCACCCCCAGACACAGTCTCACCACCAGCCTCAGTCTCACCCCCAGCTGGGAAATGTGAAGattacagggaaaaatattccagcaGTCATTCCATGTGTCAGCCAAAATCAACCACATGTGAAATTAAGAGTGAAGGGTTGTCTGCTGCAGAAAAAACTAAGATTCTGAGGATCCACAATCAATACAGGGCAAAG GTCGCCAACGGAGAGGAGACCAGAGGTAACCCAGGACCACAGCCTTCAGCGACTGATATGAGAGAGATGGTCTGGAGGCAAGAACTGGCTGACGTGGCGCAG GCTTGGGCTAACACCTGTCCTAACGAGCACGATTGTACCGATTGCCGGAAAATCCTTGGGCAAGATTACTATGTGGGTCAGAATCTCTTCTGGTCCTGGAGCTCCAACGAGGCTGAG gaatgGGACGTGGCCCTCGCGTCCTTTTACGACGAGGTTGAATATGTACCAAACACTCTGGTGGATAATTATCAGTCCATCATTACTCTGACCCCGATAGGACATTATACGCAG TTGGTTTGGGGAGAGACAAACGAAGTCGGATGTGGCGCCATGATCCACGGTCCTTGCTCCTACGGGCTGATATCCTATCCGGTGTGCAAGGTATACGTCTGTAACTACGGTCCCGGCGGGAACTTCATAGGAAGGCCTATGTACTCAAAGGGTGCAACTGCCTCCTCTTGCCCCAACGGTAAATCCTCAGAGTACGAAGGGCTTTGTAAATAG